In the genome of Anabas testudineus chromosome 4, fAnaTes1.2, whole genome shotgun sequence, one region contains:
- the pcsk9 gene encoding proprotein convertase subtilisin/kexin type 9 isoform X1 — MRRTSAWVGWALCLCASLAANAQDYPEDDEMILDLIREDGTQPETGTEPAAEFLRCNKAAWRMPGKYLVILRQGTHGSHVQRTIRRLRAKAARRSYLLEILQTYSGALKGFLVKMSSDVLHLAVKLPHVHYIEEDSSIFAQSVPWNLQRLLQPRGGTSENGTYQPPNDGAMAEVYLMDGSVQTSHREVEGRVLITDFNDVPEEDGVRVHRQASLCDGHGTHMAGVVSGLDSGVARGADVNLVRVLNCQGKGTVSGALAGLEYIRATLLARPVEAVVVLLPFIGGFSRSLNTACRDMVANGAVVIAAAGNYRDDACLYSPASEPEVITVGAVNSADQLMSQGAGGTNFGRCVDFFAPGDDIVSASSDCITCFTSRSGTSQAAAHAAGIAAVILSSSQNMSPVHVLQTMLHHSISNTINLLSLSETHYLTTPNLVAAMPPTNRTTDADGELLCRSVWSEKSGVASADRAVSRCRLGEEMLGCSSYTPDGVRVGESIAINGERMECVAYNGPGGKGVYAVARCCAIGGLRCQVHASPKPGQDAECIDPQHHLTGCTSWSTTKTLSDSRPHHGDRRRCIVKNGVASHAVCCHAPALQCLLMENTSADKEQVEVSCPSGWTLTDCSAVSQDSSILGPVAKGNSCRVHGATTGAGGAAGIAVCCRVRPPEQPAAAPH, encoded by the exons ATGCGTCGCACCTCGGCCTGGGTCGGCTGGGCGCTCTGCTTGTGCGCATCTTTGGCCGCGAACGCGCAGGACTACCCCGAGGACGACGAGATGATCTTGGATCTGATCCGTGAGGACGGGACTCAACCTGAGACCGGAACCGAGCCCGCTGCTGAGTTCCTCAGGTGCAACAAG GCAGCGTGGCGCATGCCCGGTAAGTACCTGGTTATACTGCGTCAGGGGACGCACGGATCTCACGTCCAGAGGACCATCAGGAGGCTGAGAGCCAAGGCAGCCAGGAGAAGCTACCTGCTGGAGATCCTGCAGACCTACTCAGGAGCTCTGAAAGGGTTCCTGGTCAAGATGAGCAGTGACGTCCTTCACCTG GCGGTGAAGCTCCCTCACGTCCACTACATAGAGGAGGACTCGTCCATCTTTGCTCAGAGCGTCCCCTGGAACCTCCAGAGGTTACTGCAACCTCGCGGTGGCACGTCTGAGAACGGAACATACCAGCCTCCCA ATGACGGCGCGATGGCAGAGGTGTATCTGATGGACGGCAGCGTCCAAACGTCTCACAGAGAGGTTGAAGGACGAGTGCTCATCACGGACTTCAACGACGTCCCCGAGGAGGACGGAGTGCGGGTTCACAGACAG GCCAGTCTGTGTGACGGTCACGGCACACACATGGCCGGAGTTGTGAGTGGGTTGGACTCCGGTGTTGCTCGAGGCGCTGATGTTAATCTAGTTCGTGTGCTCAACTGTCAGGGGAAAGGGACTGTGTCAGGGGCTCTGGCAG GTCTGGAGTACATCCGAGCAACGTTACTGGCCCGTCCAGTGGAGGCTGTGGTTGTTCTGCTACCTTTCATTGGTGGCTTCAGCCGTTCGTTAAACACAGCCTGTCGGGACATGGTGGCTAACGGAGCCGTGGTCATTGCTGCAGCAGGGAACTACAGAGATGACGCCTGCCTCTACTCCCCTGCGTCGGAGCCTGAG gtcatcACAGTGGGAGCGGTAAACTCAGCAGACCAGCTCATGTCGCAGGGAGCAGGTGGCACCAACTTTGGCCGCTGCGTTGACTTCTTTGCGCCCGGAGATGACATCGTTAGCGCCAGTAGTGACTGCATCACGTGTTTTACCTCACGCAGTGGAACATCCCAAGCTGCTGCCCATGCTGcag GTATCGCAGCAGTGATCCTGTCATCCAGTCAGAACATGTCGCCGGTTCACGTCCTCCAGACGATGCTGCATCACTCCATCAGCAACACCATcaacctcctctctctgtctgaaacACATTATCTCACCACTCCAAACCTGGTGGCTGCCATGCCTCCTACCAACAGAACAA cAGATGCAGATGGAGAACTTCTGTGTCGGTCAGTGTGGTCAGAGAAGTCAGGGGTAGCGAGCGCTGACAGGGCTGTCAGCCGCTGTCGGCTGGGGGAGGAGATGTTGGGCTGCAGCAGCTACACTCCTGACGGCGTCCGCGTGGGAGAAAGCATCGCT ATTAACGGCGAGCGCATGGAGTGTGTTGCCTATAATGGCCCGGGGGGTAAAGGTGTGTACGCTGTGGCCCGATGCTGTGCGATAGGTGGGCTGCGGTGCCAGGTCCATGCTAGTCCTAAGCCCGGACAAGACGCAGAGTGCATCGACCCGCAGCACCACCTGACTG GTTGCACATCCTGGTCCACTACTAAAACCTTGTCAGACTCCCGACCACATCACGGTGACCGGAGGCGCTGCATTGTGAAAAATGGGGTGGCATCGCACGCCGTGTGCTGCCACGCTCCAGCTCTGCAGTGCCTCCTAATGGAGAACACGTCCGCTGATAAAGAACAG GTTGAGGTGTCCTGTCCCTCCGGCTGGACTCTGACGGACTGTAGCGCAGTTTCTCAGGACTCTTCAATCTTGGGGCCAGTTGCTAAGGGCAACAGCTGCCGTGTCCACGGTGCCACAACAGGAGCTGGGGGAGCAGCAGGCATCGCGGTCTGCTGTCGCGTCAGGCCCCCAGAGCAGCCTGCCGCAGCTCCTCACTGA
- the pcsk9 gene encoding proprotein convertase subtilisin/kexin type 9 isoform X2 has protein sequence MRRTSAWVGWALCLCASLAANAQDYPEDDEMILDLIREDGTQPETGTEPAAEFLRCNKAAWRMPGKYLVILRQGTHGSHVQRTIRRLRAKAARRSYLLEILQTYSGALKGFLVKMSSDVLHLAVKLPHVHYIEEDSSIFAQSVPWNLQRLLQPRGGTSENGTYQPPNDGAMAEVYLMDGSVQTSHREVEGRVLITDFNDVPEEDGVRVHRQASLCDGHGTHMAGVVSGLDSGVARGADVNLVRVLNCQGKGTVSGALAGLEYIRATLLARPVEAVVVLLPFIGGFSRSLNTACRDMVANGAVVIAAAGNYRDDACLYSPASEPEVITVGAVNSADQLMSQGAGGTNFGRCVDFFAPGDDIVSASSDCITCFTSRSGTSQAAAHAAGIAAVILSSSQNMSPVHVLQTMLHHSISNTINLLSLSETHYLTTPNLVAAMPPTNRTNADGELLCRSVWSEKSGVASADRAVSRCRLGEEMLGCSSYTPDGVRVGESIAINGERMECVAYNGPGGKGVYAVARCCAIGGLRCQVHASPKPGQDAECIDPQHHLTGCTSWSTTKTLSDSRPHHGDRRRCIVKNGVASHAVCCHAPALQCLLMENTSADKEQVEVSCPSGWTLTDCSAVSQDSSILGPVAKGNSCRVHGATTGAGGAAGIAVCCRVRPPEQPAAAPH, from the exons ATGCGTCGCACCTCGGCCTGGGTCGGCTGGGCGCTCTGCTTGTGCGCATCTTTGGCCGCGAACGCGCAGGACTACCCCGAGGACGACGAGATGATCTTGGATCTGATCCGTGAGGACGGGACTCAACCTGAGACCGGAACCGAGCCCGCTGCTGAGTTCCTCAGGTGCAACAAG GCAGCGTGGCGCATGCCCGGTAAGTACCTGGTTATACTGCGTCAGGGGACGCACGGATCTCACGTCCAGAGGACCATCAGGAGGCTGAGAGCCAAGGCAGCCAGGAGAAGCTACCTGCTGGAGATCCTGCAGACCTACTCAGGAGCTCTGAAAGGGTTCCTGGTCAAGATGAGCAGTGACGTCCTTCACCTG GCGGTGAAGCTCCCTCACGTCCACTACATAGAGGAGGACTCGTCCATCTTTGCTCAGAGCGTCCCCTGGAACCTCCAGAGGTTACTGCAACCTCGCGGTGGCACGTCTGAGAACGGAACATACCAGCCTCCCA ATGACGGCGCGATGGCAGAGGTGTATCTGATGGACGGCAGCGTCCAAACGTCTCACAGAGAGGTTGAAGGACGAGTGCTCATCACGGACTTCAACGACGTCCCCGAGGAGGACGGAGTGCGGGTTCACAGACAG GCCAGTCTGTGTGACGGTCACGGCACACACATGGCCGGAGTTGTGAGTGGGTTGGACTCCGGTGTTGCTCGAGGCGCTGATGTTAATCTAGTTCGTGTGCTCAACTGTCAGGGGAAAGGGACTGTGTCAGGGGCTCTGGCAG GTCTGGAGTACATCCGAGCAACGTTACTGGCCCGTCCAGTGGAGGCTGTGGTTGTTCTGCTACCTTTCATTGGTGGCTTCAGCCGTTCGTTAAACACAGCCTGTCGGGACATGGTGGCTAACGGAGCCGTGGTCATTGCTGCAGCAGGGAACTACAGAGATGACGCCTGCCTCTACTCCCCTGCGTCGGAGCCTGAG gtcatcACAGTGGGAGCGGTAAACTCAGCAGACCAGCTCATGTCGCAGGGAGCAGGTGGCACCAACTTTGGCCGCTGCGTTGACTTCTTTGCGCCCGGAGATGACATCGTTAGCGCCAGTAGTGACTGCATCACGTGTTTTACCTCACGCAGTGGAACATCCCAAGCTGCTGCCCATGCTGcag GTATCGCAGCAGTGATCCTGTCATCCAGTCAGAACATGTCGCCGGTTCACGTCCTCCAGACGATGCTGCATCACTCCATCAGCAACACCATcaacctcctctctctgtctgaaacACATTATCTCACCACTCCAAACCTGGTGGCTGCCATGCCTCCTACCAACAGAACAA ATGCAGATGGAGAACTTCTGTGTCGGTCAGTGTGGTCAGAGAAGTCAGGGGTAGCGAGCGCTGACAGGGCTGTCAGCCGCTGTCGGCTGGGGGAGGAGATGTTGGGCTGCAGCAGCTACACTCCTGACGGCGTCCGCGTGGGAGAAAGCATCGCT ATTAACGGCGAGCGCATGGAGTGTGTTGCCTATAATGGCCCGGGGGGTAAAGGTGTGTACGCTGTGGCCCGATGCTGTGCGATAGGTGGGCTGCGGTGCCAGGTCCATGCTAGTCCTAAGCCCGGACAAGACGCAGAGTGCATCGACCCGCAGCACCACCTGACTG GTTGCACATCCTGGTCCACTACTAAAACCTTGTCAGACTCCCGACCACATCACGGTGACCGGAGGCGCTGCATTGTGAAAAATGGGGTGGCATCGCACGCCGTGTGCTGCCACGCTCCAGCTCTGCAGTGCCTCCTAATGGAGAACACGTCCGCTGATAAAGAACAG GTTGAGGTGTCCTGTCCCTCCGGCTGGACTCTGACGGACTGTAGCGCAGTTTCTCAGGACTCTTCAATCTTGGGGCCAGTTGCTAAGGGCAACAGCTGCCGTGTCCACGGTGCCACAACAGGAGCTGGGGGAGCAGCAGGCATCGCGGTCTGCTGTCGCGTCAGGCCCCCAGAGCAGCCTGCCGCAGCTCCTCACTGA